The Mycolicibacterium doricum genome includes a region encoding these proteins:
- a CDS encoding DMT family transporter, producing MARADIAALLALGAALFIAIGDVIHQRSAHEVTDEPVGHLELFFRLLRDRQWWLGSTVAAVGFGLQAAALGLGSVLLVQALLVTSLLFALPINARLTGRRVTRWEWLFAALLAGAVAVIVTVGNPTAGQARASWETWMVVIAVLVPALLICTVGARIWSGTRSAVLLALVSGALWGVFAVLTKGVVDRLDDGLWAVLQMPELYALAAVAVAGTAWQQASFRSGALTASLPTMTVAEPVVGSVLGVVVLGETMRPGEAGWITLVVAAAVMVLATAALARGEAAGAEARPSLAH from the coding sequence ATGGCCAGGGCGGATATCGCCGCGCTGCTGGCACTCGGCGCCGCGTTGTTCATCGCGATCGGCGATGTCATCCACCAGCGCTCCGCGCACGAGGTGACCGACGAACCGGTCGGGCATCTCGAGCTGTTCTTCCGGCTGCTGCGCGACCGGCAGTGGTGGCTGGGCAGCACTGTCGCCGCCGTAGGGTTCGGTCTGCAGGCCGCTGCGCTCGGGCTGGGGTCGGTGCTGCTGGTGCAGGCGCTGCTGGTGACGTCGCTGCTGTTCGCGCTGCCGATCAACGCCCGTCTGACCGGCCGGCGGGTGACGCGCTGGGAATGGCTCTTCGCTGCCCTGCTCGCCGGCGCGGTGGCGGTGATCGTCACCGTCGGCAATCCCACCGCAGGACAGGCCCGCGCGTCCTGGGAGACCTGGATGGTGGTGATCGCCGTGCTGGTCCCGGCGCTGCTGATCTGCACCGTGGGGGCACGGATCTGGTCGGGCACGCGCAGTGCCGTGCTGCTGGCGCTGGTCTCCGGAGCGCTGTGGGGCGTCTTCGCCGTCCTCACCAAAGGTGTCGTCGACCGGCTCGACGACGGCCTGTGGGCGGTGTTGCAGATGCCCGAGCTCTACGCGCTCGCAGCCGTCGCGGTCGCCGGGACGGCCTGGCAGCAGGCGTCGTTCCGCTCCGGCGCCCTGACGGCGTCACTGCCGACGATGACGGTGGCCGAACCGGTGGTGGGATCGGTGCTCGGGGTGGTTGTTCTCGGGGAAACCATGCGCCCCGGTGAAGCAGGATGGATCACGTTGGTCGTCGCGGCCGCGGTGATGGTGCTCGCCACCGCCGCGCTGGCCCGTGGGGAAGCGGCCGGCGCGGAAGCCCGGCCCTCACTCGCGCACTAG
- a CDS encoding DUF349 domain-containing protein, whose amino-acid sequence MTTSEPGATSEANNEATPRPAPGPSPRPGPRPGPAPRPGRVTPVPAVAAPPASDPRRFGRVDPDGTVWLITGSGERVIGSWQAGEPEAAFAHFGRRFDDLQTEVVLLEQRLVTHAGDARKIKSAAAALAQSLPEAHVLGDVDSLAARLTAIAEHADEEAQAERARRDEQRAAQLAHKQALAAEAEDIAANSTQWKTAGDRLREILDEWRTITGLDRKTDDALWKRYSAARETFNRRRGSHFAELDRGRAGARQAKEALCERAEELSRSEEWGATSAAFRDLLAEWKAAGRAAKDVDDALWQRFKAAQDVFFSARNAATAERDAEFKANAAAKEALLAQAEQIDTSNPDAARAAFRAIGEKWDAIGKVPRERGAEFERRLRAVEKRVRDAASSNSIDPEAQARADQFRVRAEQYERQAEKAQAAGRTKDAEQARANAEQWRQWAYAAVEALGKRRT is encoded by the coding sequence ATGACGACCAGCGAACCGGGTGCGACCTCGGAGGCAAACAACGAGGCGACGCCACGTCCGGCGCCGGGGCCCTCTCCTCGGCCGGGGCCCCGGCCGGGGCCGGCGCCCCGACCCGGCCGGGTGACGCCGGTGCCTGCGGTGGCGGCGCCACCGGCCAGCGACCCGCGCCGTTTCGGACGGGTCGATCCCGACGGCACCGTGTGGCTGATCACCGGATCGGGTGAGCGGGTCATCGGATCGTGGCAGGCGGGTGAGCCCGAGGCCGCGTTCGCGCACTTCGGGCGCCGCTTCGACGACCTGCAAACCGAGGTCGTGCTGCTCGAGCAGCGGTTGGTCACCCACGCTGGCGATGCCCGCAAGATCAAATCCGCCGCCGCCGCACTGGCCCAGAGCCTGCCGGAGGCACACGTGCTCGGTGACGTGGACTCGCTGGCGGCGCGACTGACCGCGATCGCGGAACACGCCGACGAGGAGGCCCAGGCGGAGCGCGCCCGCCGCGACGAGCAACGTGCCGCGCAGCTGGCGCACAAGCAGGCCTTGGCAGCGGAGGCCGAGGACATCGCCGCCAACTCCACACAGTGGAAGACGGCCGGCGACCGGCTCCGGGAGATCCTCGACGAGTGGCGCACGATCACTGGCCTGGACCGCAAGACCGACGACGCGCTGTGGAAGCGCTATTCGGCGGCCCGCGAGACGTTCAACCGGCGGCGCGGGTCGCACTTCGCCGAACTCGACCGGGGCCGCGCGGGTGCGCGGCAGGCCAAGGAGGCGCTCTGCGAACGCGCCGAGGAACTGTCGAGATCCGAAGAGTGGGGTGCGACGAGCGCCGCCTTCCGTGACCTGCTGGCGGAGTGGAAGGCGGCGGGCCGGGCCGCCAAGGACGTCGACGACGCCCTGTGGCAGCGGTTCAAGGCGGCGCAGGATGTCTTCTTCTCGGCACGCAACGCCGCCACCGCCGAACGTGACGCGGAGTTCAAGGCGAACGCCGCCGCCAAGGAGGCCCTGCTCGCACAGGCCGAACAGATCGACACCTCCAACCCGGACGCGGCCCGCGCCGCGTTCCGCGCGATCGGTGAGAAGTGGGACGCCATCGGCAAGGTGCCCCGTGAGCGGGGTGCCGAGTTCGAACGCCGCCTGCGCGCGGTGGAGAAGCGGGTTCGCGACGCAGCATCGTCGAACTCGATCGATCCCGAAGCGCAGGCCCGCGCCGATCAGTTCCGGGTACGCGCCGAGCAATACGAGCGTCAGGCGGAGAAGGCGCAGGCCGCGGGCCGGACCAAGGACGCCGAACAGGCCCGTGCGAATGCCGAACAGTGGCGGCAGTGGGCCTACGCCGCCGTCGAGGCGCTGGGCAAGCGGCGGACCTGA
- a CDS encoding class III extradiol ring-cleavage dioxygenase family protein has protein sequence MLTAIALVPSAPVMVPELAGGAAGELSELRAAVACGVSALPDRWVAVGVGAADEVLIPPRTGTFAGYGVDVRVTLSPDAAAEPVELSLCALITGWVRGEFAADAAAEVRVFAGDLDAGTALTRGRELRALIDEADGDIGVLVVADGCHTLTPPAPGGYDPDSVHVQAALDDALAAGDAAALVRLPGSVVGRVAYQVLAGLTGCAPGAAEGFYRGAPYGVGYFAGRWTP, from the coding sequence GTGCTCACCGCGATCGCCCTCGTGCCGTCCGCGCCGGTGATGGTCCCCGAACTGGCCGGCGGCGCGGCCGGGGAGCTGTCCGAGTTGCGCGCGGCGGTGGCATGCGGTGTCAGCGCGCTGCCCGACCGCTGGGTCGCGGTCGGCGTCGGCGCCGCTGACGAGGTGCTCATCCCACCCAGGACCGGAACCTTCGCCGGCTACGGCGTCGACGTGCGGGTGACGCTGTCGCCGGATGCCGCCGCCGAACCTGTCGAGCTGTCCCTGTGCGCGCTCATCACCGGATGGGTGCGCGGAGAATTCGCCGCGGACGCGGCCGCGGAAGTCCGCGTCTTCGCCGGCGACCTCGACGCCGGCACCGCGCTGACGCGGGGACGGGAGCTACGCGCGCTGATCGACGAGGCCGACGGGGACATCGGGGTGCTCGTGGTCGCCGACGGCTGCCACACCCTCACCCCGCCCGCCCCAGGCGGCTACGACCCGGATTCCGTCCATGTCCAGGCCGCCCTCGACGACGCGCTGGCCGCCGGCGACGCCGCCGCACTGGTCCGGCTACCGGGCTCGGTCGTCGGTCGAGTCGCCTATCAGGTGCTGGCCGGGCTGACCGGCTGCGCGCCCGGTGCGGCCGAGGGTTTCTACCGCGGGGCGCCATACGGGGTCGGCTACTTCGCCGGTCGCTGGACGCCATGA
- the miaA gene encoding tRNA (adenosine(37)-N6)-dimethylallyltransferase MiaA, which translates to MRPLAIVGPTGTGKSALALDLAERLSGENGVEIVNADAMQLYRGMDIGTAKLPIGQRRGIPHHQLDVLDVTETASVARYQADAARDVEAIAARGALPMIVGGSMMYVQALLDDWAFPATDPAVRARWEQRLAEVGVATLHRELAKVDPDAAASILPTDGRRIVRALEVVELTGQPFAASAPTVGSPRWDTAIIGLDWETTVLDERLAERTDTMFAEGLVAEVAGLLARGLREGVTASRALGYAQVIADLDAGGGGSAAREPTFVGTRRYVRRQRSWFRRDHRVCWLDGASPDNVDHALRAWRAVS; encoded by the coding sequence ATGAGGCCGCTGGCGATCGTCGGGCCGACCGGGACGGGAAAGTCGGCGCTCGCCCTGGACCTGGCCGAACGGCTCAGCGGCGAGAACGGCGTGGAGATCGTCAACGCCGACGCGATGCAACTCTACCGCGGGATGGACATCGGCACGGCGAAGCTACCGATCGGGCAGCGCCGCGGCATCCCACACCACCAACTCGATGTCCTCGACGTCACCGAGACCGCCTCGGTGGCGCGCTATCAGGCCGACGCGGCCCGCGACGTCGAGGCCATCGCCGCGCGCGGGGCGCTGCCGATGATCGTGGGCGGATCCATGATGTACGTCCAGGCCCTGCTCGACGACTGGGCGTTCCCCGCGACCGACCCGGCCGTACGCGCCAGATGGGAGCAGCGCCTCGCCGAGGTCGGTGTGGCGACGTTGCACCGTGAACTGGCCAAGGTCGACCCGGACGCCGCGGCCTCGATCCTGCCCACCGACGGGCGCCGCATCGTGCGGGCGCTGGAGGTGGTGGAACTCACGGGGCAGCCGTTCGCCGCGTCGGCACCCACCGTCGGCAGCCCGCGCTGGGATACGGCGATCATCGGCTTGGACTGGGAGACAACGGTTCTGGATGAACGGCTGGCCGAGCGCACCGACACGATGTTCGCCGAGGGGCTGGTCGCCGAGGTGGCCGGTCTGCTGGCGCGCGGTCTGCGGGAGGGCGTGACGGCGTCGCGGGCCCTGGGCTACGCCCAGGTGATCGCCGATCTCGACGCCGGCGGCGGCGGGTCGGCCGCGCGCGAACCCACGTTCGTCGGCACCCGCCGCTACGTGCGCAGACAGCGGTCGTGGTTCCGCCGCGACCACCGTGTGTGCTGGCTCGACGGTGCGTCGCCGGACAACGTCGACCACGCGCTGCGCGCATGGCGCGCCGTATCCTGA
- a CDS encoding Rv2732c family membrane protein, with amino-acid sequence MCTMSAPDGFESYKGDIEEVERKVAGEFDPGARALVVAALVFLVLLSFVLPHAGGARGFDVLAGTDAAASAGISLPSRVFAVLAIVFSVGFSILALLTRRWAIAWVALAGSAVASALGMLAVWSRQTAAAPYPGPGIGLVIGWLAVIVLTFHWARLVWTRTAVQLAAEQERRRRAAENQGKGLMDLGGERRDDPEPPAD; translated from the coding sequence ATGTGCACGATGAGTGCCCCCGACGGATTCGAGTCGTACAAGGGCGACATCGAAGAGGTCGAACGCAAGGTAGCAGGCGAGTTCGACCCCGGCGCCCGCGCCCTGGTGGTGGCCGCCCTGGTCTTCCTCGTGCTGCTGTCGTTCGTGTTGCCGCACGCCGGCGGCGCCAGGGGCTTCGACGTGCTGGCCGGCACCGACGCCGCCGCCAGTGCGGGGATCTCGCTGCCGTCACGGGTGTTCGCCGTCCTGGCGATCGTGTTCTCCGTCGGGTTCTCCATCCTTGCGCTGCTCACCCGACGCTGGGCGATCGCCTGGGTGGCGCTGGCCGGTTCCGCGGTGGCCAGCGCGCTCGGCATGCTCGCGGTGTGGTCCCGCCAGACCGCGGCCGCGCCCTATCCGGGACCGGGGATCGGCCTGGTGATCGGCTGGCTTGCGGTGATCGTGCTCACCTTCCACTGGGCCCGGTTGGTCTGGACGCGCACCGCTGTGCAGCTGGCCGCCGAGCAGGAGCGCCGCCGCCGCGCCGCGGAGAACCAGGGCAAGGGCCTAATGGACCTGGGTGGCGAGCGTCGCGACGACCCGGAACCCCCGGCCGACTGA
- the miaB gene encoding tRNA (N6-isopentenyl adenosine(37)-C2)-methylthiotransferase MiaB, with translation MLCREPINPGPPYHGPVTSTVTQQAASGLAATARTYQVRTYGCQMNVHDSERLAGLLESAGYRRAADGTDADVVVFNTCAVRENADNKLYGNLSHLAPRKQSEPRMQIAVGGCLAQKDREAVLRRAPWVDVVFGTHNIGALPTLLDRARHNRAAQVEIAEALQEFPSTLPAARESAYAGWVSISVGCNNTCTFCIVPSLRGKEVDRRPGDVLAEIQTLVDQGVLEVTLLGQNVNAYGVSFADPDLPRNRGAFGELLRACGSIDGLERVRFTSPHPAEFTDDVIEAMAETPNVCPALHMPLQSGSDRILRAMRRSYRAEKYLGIIDRVRAAIPDAAITTDLIVGFPGETEEDFHATLDVVAASRFTSAFTFQYSKRPGTPAADMPGQLPKAVVSERYQRLIELQEKISLEENLAQVGRTLELLVATGEGRKDAATARMSGRARDGRLVHFAPGHADIRPGDVVTTTVTGAAPHHLIADGALLTHRRTRAGDAHAGGLRPRTGVGLGIPGIGAPAPVRATAGCAR, from the coding sequence CCGTACCATGGCCCCGTGACTTCTACGGTGACGCAGCAGGCGGCGAGCGGGCTGGCAGCGACGGCGCGCACCTATCAGGTCCGCACCTACGGCTGTCAGATGAACGTGCACGACTCCGAGCGGTTGGCCGGTCTGCTGGAGTCGGCGGGCTACCGGCGCGCCGCTGACGGCACCGACGCCGACGTGGTGGTATTCAACACATGTGCGGTGCGGGAGAACGCCGACAACAAGCTCTACGGCAACCTGTCGCACCTCGCGCCGCGCAAACAGTCCGAACCGCGGATGCAGATCGCCGTGGGCGGTTGCCTGGCCCAGAAGGACCGCGAGGCGGTGCTTCGCCGTGCCCCGTGGGTGGACGTCGTGTTCGGCACCCACAACATCGGCGCGCTGCCGACACTGCTCGACCGAGCCCGGCACAACCGCGCCGCGCAGGTCGAAATCGCCGAGGCGCTACAGGAATTCCCGTCGACGCTGCCTGCCGCGCGCGAATCCGCGTACGCCGGGTGGGTGTCGATCTCGGTGGGCTGCAACAACACCTGCACGTTCTGCATCGTTCCGTCGTTGCGTGGCAAGGAGGTCGACCGGCGGCCCGGCGATGTCCTCGCCGAAATCCAGACGCTGGTCGACCAGGGCGTGCTCGAGGTGACGCTGCTGGGGCAGAACGTGAACGCCTACGGCGTGTCGTTCGCCGATCCCGATCTGCCCCGCAACCGCGGCGCGTTCGGCGAACTGCTGCGCGCCTGCGGGTCGATCGACGGGCTCGAACGCGTGCGGTTCACCTCGCCGCATCCGGCGGAGTTCACCGACGACGTGATCGAGGCGATGGCCGAGACGCCGAATGTCTGCCCCGCACTGCACATGCCGCTGCAGTCCGGATCCGACCGGATCCTGCGTGCCATGCGCCGGTCCTACCGCGCGGAGAAGTACCTGGGGATCATCGACCGGGTGCGCGCGGCGATCCCCGACGCGGCCATCACCACCGATCTGATCGTCGGCTTTCCCGGCGAGACAGAGGAAGACTTCCATGCCACCCTCGACGTGGTGGCCGCTTCGCGGTTCACCAGCGCCTTCACCTTCCAGTACTCCAAGCGGCCCGGAACGCCCGCCGCCGACATGCCCGGACAGCTCCCGAAAGCCGTTGTGAGCGAACGTTATCAGCGCCTCATCGAGCTGCAGGAGAAGATCTCGCTCGAGGAGAACCTAGCCCAGGTGGGCCGTACGCTAGAACTGCTGGTGGCCACCGGCGAGGGCCGCAAGGACGCGGCCACCGCCAGGATGTCCGGCCGCGCCCGCGACGGGAGGCTGGTACATTTCGCGCCCGGCCACGCCGACATCCGGCCCGGTGACGTCGTCACCACCACGGTCACCGGCGCCGCCCCGCACCACCTCATCGCCGACGGTGCCTTGTTGACCCATCGACGCACCCGCGCCGGCGACGCCCACGCGGGCGGGCTGCGGCCGCGCACCGGGGTGGGGTTGGGCATCCCGGGCATCGGCGCGCCTGCACCGGTCCGGGCGACGGCCGGATGTGCACGATGA